Genomic DNA from Gopherus evgoodei ecotype Sinaloan lineage unplaced genomic scaffold, rGopEvg1_v1.p scaffold_35_arrow_ctg1, whole genome shotgun sequence:
GCaccccacatcccaccccagtATGGCCACCCCCACAATGCACCCGCCCAGCCAAAGTCCCCCGGACTCCGGAGTCCCGCCCCACCTGAGCGCTTCTTTCCTCTGAGTGTTGCTCCCCGATGTGAAGCCCAGCAGGGCACTGTTAATGTCCTCTCGGATCGGCTCCGCCTGCGGGGTGGCAGGAACAGCACAGGTCagataccggggtagatgggcccatgaGTTTGTTCTGAGGTGGGTGGGATACCAGGGCAGACAGgcctatgggtctgatccagggggcagggagggggtgggataccagggtagatgggcccgtgggtctgatccagggggcagggagggggtgggataccagggtagatgggcccgtgggtctgatccagggggcagggagggggtgggataccagggtagatgggcctgtgggtctgatccagggggcagggaggggccggGATAGCAGGAACTCCCTTGCGTGGGTCCGTGCCAGCCAGATCAGAACACCCAGCTTTTGCCACCTGCTATCCAGCATGCCTCGGGGTGGCCAGCCCTCTTGGCATGGGGACTGGAGGAGACAACAGCATTTTCCCCATCTTCCCCCAGAGTCAGACCCCCCACTTCCCTACTAGAGGGAGGGGCCAACAGCTGTCAATCCTCCATGGGGAGGCGGGACTTCCTGGAATGCATCCAAGGCCCTTTGAAGCTGATTGGCTGATTCAGCAGAGAAATCCCTCCTGTTGGAAGACGGGACTTCCTGCATTGGACACTATTCTGGGAAGCTGATTGGCTAATACCCATGGAAGTCCCACCCCCCCCCAGAAGGCAGGACTCGCTGTGATGTCATGGCTCAAGAAGTTGATTGGCTGAGGCTCCTCACGCTGGCTGAAAGGCAGGACTTTTAGCAATGGAAATTGTGGCTCTGGAAGCTGATTGGCTCAAGCCGCATGGAAGTCCCTCTGATCAGAAGGCGGGACTTCCTGCCATGTGGGAGCCACATCTGATTGGCCCATGAAGGCTTGTCCCTAGGGTCAGTGGTGGAGCCCCGGGGCAATATTAAAAAAAGGGGTGGAGCTATCGCTGCCCAAGGCTGTTAAAAGGCAATCCAGGAGTCCAGGTGAATGTCAGGGCAgcaaaaaagggggtggggctaGTGATGTCACCATATGGGCGGGGCCAGTGGATCCCAGTGCCATATAAAGGCAGCGGGTGCATGGTGTGGGCATCCCACCAGGAGAAACCAGGAGTCTGGGTTCAAAAGGGTGGGGCCAATGCCATCAAGTGAAAGGAGCGGGGCTAGTTATGTCAACCAAAGAGGGCGGAGCCAGTGGCATTTAAAAAGGCAGGAACCCCAGGGCAGAGtaggaacccaggcgtccgggcgaggctgccccctcccccctgccgtCCCCGAGGGCCGCTGCTCACCCCAATGTGGGTGCACTGGAAGAAGTGGGCATCAGGCTGGGTCTGTTGGGGCTCCTGGCACACGAGGAGCAGCAGGGAGTGGGCGCGGGCACTGGGCAGCACGGCCTCGCAGCGCAGCACCCCCGCCAGCCCGTAGCTTTCCAGCTCCTCCTGCGGGGGGCGACAGAGTCACGGCCGGCCTGACGCTCCCAGACCCTCCCTTGgacccagacccacccccagccccagcgcccacagaccctcccccagGCCTAGCACCCCCAaccactcccccagccccagcactcccAGACCCAGCGCCCCCAGACCCTCCTTTGGACCCAGACCCAGCACCTTCAGACCCAACCCCCccgaccctcccccagccccagcgctcacagccccagcacctccagaTCCAGCAACCCCAGACCCAGCGCCCCCGGACCCTCCTTTGGACCCAGACCCAGCACCTTCAGACCCAACCCCCccgaccctcccccagccccagcacctccagaCCCAGCAACCCCAGACCCAGCGCCCTCAGACCCAGcacccccagcgcctcccgcccaGGCCCCCCCCACACCTTGGAGTGGACGTCGAGCAGCCTGATGGCCGACCCAGTGActtgcagcagcatctcctgggcccagagctggccctgggcatcCATGGCGGCCACTTTGCGCACGGCGTCCTCCACCGAGTGCAGCTCAGCCGCCTCCCCCACCGGGAACGTcaccaggtgctggggggggacagggggtgAGCCCAGAGCTGCCCCCACGCAGCCCCCAGGCCTAAGACCCCCtatgcagccccccagccccccaccaaccCCTATGCAGCCCCCAAAGGCTCTGaacaccccccccacagctctcccacgccccccacagctcccaacaCCACTCCTCACAGCTCCCCCAAGCCCAAAACCCCATATGCAGACCAccagactccaccacctccccggTCCTCCCAGGCTCCCaacacccctccccacagcccacagcccccccaggccCAATGCCCCCCTTGgcagccccccacaacccctacaCAGCTGCCAGGCTCCCAACacactcccctgcacccccagccgcacccagcccctccctccagctccccacacccagcccccaagcccctttcccccaaacaaagcgtaacacctccccacccagcactgccccctgcgGCCCCAACAGCCCCCCTTGGGGCCCTGCcccattacccccccccccaaacagccaatccctgccctggggccagatcggGGCTTGGGGCCCCTAGTTACCCTCTCCCCAGTGGGGCCCATGTGACCCCTCCACCCCTTGCTCCCCCCAactgcacccccagagccccagGCTCACGTTGACGGTGTATTGGGAGACGTCGGCCATGATGAAGTTGgaatatttcttcctctgctctgTGTAAAGAGACGGGCAAATTATAaaggggggatggggcaggggcctgtcccctctagggggcactggctcccatccagccccagggtagggactggctggctccgggggcggggaatggggcctggggcctgtcccctctggggggcgctggctcccatctggccccagggcagggactggctggctcaggggggctgggaatggggcaggggcctgtcccctctagggggcgctggctcccatctggccccagggcagggactggctggctcaggggggcagagactggggcccgggacctgtcccctctagggggcgctggctcccatccggccccagggcagggagtgacTTTCCCAGTGTGGCCTGGGGAAACCAGTTCGGTGGCTGCGGCTGGAGATTAGCAGGGACTCCCGCCCCCAACTTCTTTGGCTCCAACCCGGGGCCTGATCTGTTTCTCTTTCGGTTTCCCTCtttgggtggggtgaggggggcgGGTCTTGGTGATCAGACCAGagtgaaggggagggggagatacaccctggggtggtgggggcagtTTCTGCTGATCAGACCACAGgagaagtgggggaagggacatACACcctagggagggagggggacataCACCTGGGGGGGAGAtacaccctggggtgggggggcagtttcTGCTGATCAGACCAGAGgagaagtgggggaagggacacacaccctggggagggagggggacataCACCTGGGGGGGAGAtacaccctggggtgggggggcagtttcTGCTGATCAGACCAGAGGAGAagcgggagggaggggaagacacaccttggggagggagagggagatacatcctggggagggagggggatataACCTGGGCGGTAGATACaccctggggcggggtggggaggttgTACTGATGACGCcagaggagaagtgggggggggggagagagatacACCCTGGGGGGGAGAtacaccctggggtgggggggcagtttcTGCTGATCAGACCACAGGAGAagcgggagggaggggaagacacaccttggggagggagggggagatacatcctggggagggagggggatataACCTGGGCGGGAGATACaccctggggcggggtggggaggttgTACTGATGACGCcagaggagaagtgggggggggggagagatacACCCTGGGGGGGAAGGGTCAAGCACTTTGTTTCCTTTTGGGCTGTTGCCAGGTTGGCCTCTGGTCTGCGCCACCTGCACCGGAGGAAATGCAGCGACTGCAACCAGCGCGGGGGGGTGCatgagaccctacaataacaccacCCCATGGAGAAGCCCCCCCAGCAGAGACCCGACAATAACACCACAGCTCagcagagaccctacaataacaccggGGCTCAGCGGAGACCCGACAATAACACCGGGGCTCagcagagaccctacaataacaccggGGCTCAgcggagaccctacaataacaccagGGCTCAgcggagaccctacaataacaccggGGCTCAgcggagaccctacaataacaccagGGCTCAGCGGAGACCCGACAATAACACCACAGCTCagcagagaccctacaataacaccacAGCTCAgcggagaccctacaataacaccggGGCTCAgcggagaccctacaataacactgGGGCTCAGCGGAGACACTACAATAACACCACAGCTCAgcggagaccctacaataacactgGGGCTCAGCAGAGACCCGACAATAACACTGGGGCTCagcagagaccctacaataacaccggGGCTCCGCAGAGACACTACAATAACACCACGTCTCAGCGGAGACCCGACAATAACACCGGGGCTCAGCGGAGACCCGACAATAACACCGGGGCTCCGCAGAGACACTACAATAACACCACAGCTCAGCAGAGACCCGACAATAACACCGGGGCTCAGAAGAGACCCTATAATAACACCGCGGCTCAGCGGAGACCCGACAGTAACACCGGGGCTCATCGGAGACCCGACAATAACAAATGAACGCACTTGACTCCTCTGTCCAGTAGAGAGACCCTACGACAACACAGCAGCTCACCAAAGACctgtgagagaccctacaataataaCGCAGCCCagctgctctccccccccccccgtccccagtCCTCCCCTCGCCCCCATCAGAGACTCACCATAGATCTCCCTGGCGCTGGGCTTGGAGACCTCACTGCGGAGAGCGGGAAGGAGAACGAGAAAGTTAAACAACAGGAGAACAGAGCCAGGGCCTGGCAACAGGGAGACCAGATCAATGGGGTCCTGCTCCTGTCCCGgagtcagggagagaacccaagagtcctggctcccagcccctaaccactagaccccacgcccctcccagagccagggagagaacccaggtgtcctggctcccagttcctgtctctaaccactagatcctactcccctcccagagctagggagagaacccaggagtccgagctcccagccccccccgttctaaccactagcccccactcccctcccagagccggggagagaacccaggagtccgggcttccCACCGCATACTCACCTGCCTGAGGAACTCATGGTGTTGACAGAATCCACAATTCACACTTCACCTTGAGGGTTCAAAGATAGTGAGAGAATCATTGACAGAGTCTAGAGGTGGCACCATCCCTCCCTGCAAAGCcggagatagaacccaggtgtcctggctcccagcccctccctgctctaaccactagatcccactccccttccagagctggggggagaacccaggagtcctggccaccagcccatcCCCGCTCTATCCACTAGACACCATTCCCCTCTCAGatttggggagaacccaggcgtcctggctcccgcTCTAACGACTAgatgccactcccctcccagagccgtgggagaactcaggagtccaggctcccagcctccgcccgctctaaccactagaccccactcccctcccagagccggggggagaacccaggagtccaggctcccagcctccccctgctctaaccactcacctcccctcccagagctgggagagaacccaggcatccgggacgGGCCTCTCCCTCGCCTCACGCCTCCCGTTTGCCCCACAAGCAACTGGTCTGTTTATCAAGGGTGTGGAAACAGATTATTTCCCGCCACCCGCCCCCACATCCATGGGGGGGATCCCCATTCCCCAAGGGGCTGCCCCCGCAACCTCCCATCCCAGCCGCCCcgaccccacatcccctccccagacCAAGGCCAACACAGGAGCCTGGCAATATTGACTCAGACCTGATAACCTGCAATTCCCTGGCATGTGGCCCCTCCAGTCTGTCCCCCCTGCACTTACCCGATCTCTCACCGGCTATTCAGACCTTGCCCCCCAAGGCTGGAAGAAAGAGGCATctcaagtgtgtgtggggggagatatTGAAAAGGGGGGGGTCCACCCCTGAGTCCCACCAGATCCAGCTCTTAGGTGTCCAGGGAGCCGTCCTTTCCCCTCTGTCACCTGGGCACAGGTGTGTGGCGCGATCCCCAGCAGCCGCACCCACAGCATACCTGGGCAGGTAACCATGGGCCCGCCCCCCCAGCCTTCCACCCGCACCCTCCCTGCACCAGCTGCTCAACCAGCTGTGAAGGTGCAAAATAACAACCCCTCAgccctagtggttagagtaggttgggctgggagccaggactcctgggttctctaccCGGCTCAGGGatgagagtggggtctagtggttagagcagggggggctgggagcccggactcttgggttctcccccagctctgagaggggagtggggtctagtggttagagcagggggggctgggagccaggactcctgggttctctccacagctctgcgaggggagtggggtctggtggttagagcggggggggggtggctcAGGGACAGACTAAGCTGCACTGACGGGGCTAGAACAGGCTCTCGTGTGTCTCACTGGCAGAGCCAGAACCCAGCGCTGGGTGTGTCCCGTGCCGGGGCCAAGAGCGGGAAATACCGGCCCAGCGAGTCAGTCGCCACGGCCTggggtgcagccacctctggggtggggcagaggggctgtttatacagggacccctcgcctagtactgactgccaggggagagcaaccCCTGCTGACCCCCTCGCTTCGCTCCCGGCaatccctgctgagccccctgctctgctctgctccccacagcctgaccccctgcccctctccctacAGCCTGGCACCCCCCAGCTGACCCCCTCGCTCTGCCCACTGctgaccccctgcagcccagcgacCCCGATCCCTGCAGCCTAGCGGCCCCCGGTACCCCCTgccgaccccctgcccctgtcCCTACAGCCCAGCACATACTGCTGACCCCCTGCCCCGAATCCCTGTAGCCTAGTGCCGcccggcgccccctgctgaccccctgcccttGTCCCTACAGCCCAGCACCCAccgctgaccccctgccctgatccctgcagcctagcgccccctgcagcccgtCACCCCCTGCTGACCCCTTGCCCTTGTCCCTACAGCCCAGCACCCACCGCTGACCCCCTGCCCCGAATCCCTGCAGCCCAACGCCCCCCACTGACCCCACAGCCCAGTGACCCCTGCTGACCCCTCACCCCATGCTATGCagtccagtgccccctgctgacctCCCCCcgtcccactccctgcagctggggtcagagtGACCAGGCAGCTCCGGCTGGGACTGGTTGAACCAGGATCGAATTCCCACGGAGCCGGAGCCGGACCAGGGAGAACAATGGAGGGAAACGAGAGcacagcccaggctgggggggaaccAACCTGGGTTAGCACGAACCACGGTtctttcctggctctgggaggggagtggtgtccagtggttagagcggggggggctgggagccaggactcctgggttctctccctggctctgggaggggagtggggtctggtggttagagctggggggctgggagccaggactcctgggttctctccccagctctgggaggggagtggggtccagtggttagagcgggggggggttaggagccaggactcctgcgttctctccccggctcagtgaggggagtggggtctagtgggtgagAGCAGcgggggttgggagtcaggacgcctgggttctatggTAGTGTCTTGCAGTGGGGCTGCTTCAGCTCCATCTGAGACATCTCAGAgccggggggcaggagggagccagaATGGGCTCGGTGGCAAAGGGCGGATCTGGCCGGCTTGGGAGTTTACATCCAGGCGCGGCAGGTTCAAGGCTAGGTCAGCTGGAGCTGACCTGGGTGAGGAGCCTGCGTGTGTTTGCTCTGGGGGCCTGGCCACCGCTTTGGCAACACCTTTGGGCAGGGAGCCTACTCactgtgggggctgggagccaggactcctgggttctcccccggctctgggaggggaacaggtgggagccagggctcctgggtgtGATGGTGGCTAACCAGGTGCCAGCTTTTCCCAAGGCTTAAGGCCTCAGTTGAGCACAGCCACATTCATTGCTCGAAACCCAGCTGTTTGGCCTGGGCGTTGGCCCAGTTAAGGTGGGTCCTGGACTTATCCCAGCGCATTTAGACCCCACAAAATGCTGCGTCGCTAGGGCCCATTGTGCCTGCTGgcccaggctccctccctgggAAAACCTGGGCTCTGAACCTGGCCCGCCAGGGAGCAAACGGCACCTGCCCCTCGGGTGAATTCGTACACCCGGCTGTGGGCCTACCGGCTGCGAACAGGGCCCcgtgcagcccccagccccggtGGAAAGCCCCACCACGCCCAGGCCCAGGCTACGTGCAAGCAGGCTAGGCTCCCTAGGCTGCAATTCGGGAAGGCCATAAAAGCCCGAGAACGGCCGATCCTTCGCTCGCTGCTCTTTGGACTCTCGTGGGAACCAGATGCCGAGATCCCTGGGCCCCCCCGGCGGACGTTCAGCACTGCCCCCCCTGTGGCAAGACTTTCCCCTTTGGGAACCATGGACCGACCCAGTTGGGTGGACACGTCGCTGGCTTGAACCAGCCAATAACTCTTTGGTTTGTCCCCATTAAATCTGCGGGGAGTTTGCTGGCAGCCGGGCTGCCCACGCCAGTTTCGCGTTAAACCGCCCCAGGCTCAGGGCCTGATCTCTCGGGCCAGGGAGCGACCTGAACAGTTTGCCTGTGGATCACTTAGTCCAGATGGCCCTGATGGCCAGCCCGCCCGGAGCACTCTCAGGGACGGCCGGGAGTTCGCCCTTGGAGCTAGGCGGGGGGAATTTAAGCCTCAGCCACACCCCTGGCTTTGGGGGTCTCTGCCCCGCTTCTTGGCCGGCCCGAGCCTCTTGGTGCCCGGCCTCCCTCGCTTCAGCCTCAAGCCTAGAACTGCTTGATGTTCATTCCTTTCAGCGCCGGTTTCTCCGCACCCGGTGGGTCAAGGGGGAATATTCTCCACCTCCAAATCATGAGGGGTCTGGAACGGCCTCTGTATGAGGAGCGATtcataagactgggacttttcaccttggaaaagagacgactaaggggcgatatgatggaggtctataaaatcatgactagtgcagagaagtaaatcaggccgtgttatttactccttctcgtaacaaaagaactaggggtcagccGACGAAATGAAcacgcagcaggtttaaaacaaacaaaaggacattcttcctcacacaatgcacagtcaacctgtggaacttactgccacaggatgctgtgaaggccaagagtataacagggctcaaaaaggaactagataagttcttggaggacaggtccatcagtggctattagccaggataggcagggatggtgtccctagtaactgtttgccagaagctgggaataggtgacaggatagatcactggatgattccttgttctgttcattccttctggggcacctggcattggccactgtcggtagacaggagaccaggctagatggacctttggtctgacccagtctggccgctctGATGTGCATCTATGAAGTTCTGGATGCAGATCAAAGCCACAAAATTCCAGGGCTGCAGAGAGCGCCTGCAGGAGGGAACAGATTGAGTTGACTCGAGGCGATTTTATACCGTTCGTAAACACCtgcacagggagaaaatacccCGGGTCGAACAGCTGTTCCACCTCGCCATGAAAAGCAGGACCCGTCCCAACTCCAAATCAGGCACCGGTTTTGCATGGCGCCCGGCTGCCCTGGCGGTGGACTCAGAGCCAGACCAGCAGCCTGCCCCAGGAGATGTTTGTCAGAAGCACCGGCCACCACGGGAAGTTGCTGTGATGCGTTTATGAGCCTGCCTTGTGCCTCGCTTTCCCTCTCGGCTTTGGACAGCGGTTAATGCAGGAGCAGGAAGGGAGCCAGCCGGCACACAAGTGGGGCGCAGGATGTGGGCGTGATGCCTGGCCGGCTGGGAGCAACAAAGAACCAGGTTACACCTCCCCAACTTGACCAAGCAGAGCTGCTGGCAGGAGGTTCAGCCGCTGGGGAGCCATGACAAATTTCAGGGGCTCGTGTGGGGGTAGAAGTCCTAGAAACGTTGGGCCAGGAGGAAGCATGATGGGTGGATGCGCCAGGGCAGGGCCACGGAAACCCGTATCGTCCTGACAGGCGCATGTGCAACCTGGTCTTAAAACCCTCCAGTGCTGGGGACGCCAGGTAATTTGGGCCAGAGAGTTGGCCCGAATATCACCCTGGCGGCAAGATCCAGGTTCCTTCTTCTCCGGCCCCGGCCGGACACAGAACAATCGTCATTCTTCCAACCTCTGAGCTCCCCCCTCGCCGTTCTCACATCCGCCCCTCAGCCTCCTCCAGCTCCGGGCCTGAGTCTTGCAACCATCCCGCAGAGCGCGGCTCAGAAGGGGTGGGTTTTTCCGGAGAGACACCAGCAACCGGCACTTCCCATCAGCGAAAAAATAGTGCCAGCAGTCAGAGAAATTTCCCGAGAGGCAGAGCCGGAAAACAGCAGCTGGGGATGGTGGTGATGTGTTTGAATCGTTATAAAGCTTTTGGCCTCTCACCCTCCCCCTTTAATAATTATTGCAGCCCCTTCATTCTTCcctccagactcctgggttccctccccagacctgggtggagagtggggtctagtggttaaagcagaggggctgggagccaggactcctgggttctctccctggctcagggAAGTGGGGACTGGTAGGTTAAAATGGGCATGTGGATACGTCTTGGTTTCTTCCCCCAGAGGTGCCAGCCGCTCCAGGGCCCGCGGGCActcccctgtgccccagcctACCAGTAAGGGTTATACACCTCGGTGGGCTTGTGGGGGAGCACGCGGAGCAGCCCCACGCCAATCCCCAGAGTCTCCCCCTCTTGGAAGTGGCAGGC
This window encodes:
- the LOC115641684 gene encoding epidermal growth factor receptor kinase substrate 8-like protein 1 encodes the protein MSSSGSEVSKPSAREIYEQRKKYSNFIMADVSQYTVNHLVTFPVGEAAELHSVEDAVRKVAAMDAQGQLWAQEMLLQVTGSAIRLLDVHSKEELESYGLAGVLRCEAVLPSARAHSLLLLVCQEPQQTQPDAHFFQCTHIGAEPIREDINSALLGFTSGSNTQRKEALRANSEKMQNGAPPIPAGTGSRPPPPHRKVVITPSATLNEMKMQSQRDAADPSDRGALQTERDVELLNRIFDDIEAFVGKLQKSAEAFRVLKQLKRPNRGRRREPGGERP